Proteins from one Pochonia chlamydosporia 170 chromosome Unknown PCv3seq00021, whole genome shotgun sequence genomic window:
- a CDS encoding integrase core domain-containing protein, with amino-acid sequence MASIKLTNESVEAHVEILQGQENYLAWKRDLKFIAEANNVWKILTGEEDIQDKPTRPTLSGFSSQAKSAKKSIVKDVDPSGSSAEAQTSDISLTIQFYKLDLDEYEKQQKRFRYARGILSTTINTALRGCIKDEENPHLAMEKLKGLCKMNDARALDMTLGKIEQLKFKGSVSDLINTLKTFQQDIFDLDGTFSDDQIMSKVVRSLPNRFNRFLDSWNLLAGTAALPRDLVTLHGHLLGVEAQMVSEKEGKEYETRTKGRERKERQLCEGCNKWGNHSEAECWIAHPELRENKNNKAREFPRQFKAEINTVKSTRSKDNSKYHPQQDARRPGKIVATVALQRDQWETTCAKIGPSERTTNVEKPSTEGIEFALERKNPESPLSLGAPQLLNVLSPRTMMLLKDEALEPSHKWIVDSGANVCIANDKSWFSEFQKIAYTVGTAGDGGLRIAGAGTVPLHLITDGNETVELELHNVAYAQDARCNILSLSWIAEKAKLRGIWGIKGISIMTADGFEIGHASLIDGLYHLQVKPPIAEAPKRSHLSEEEPIALQVAEDTEAARNGSTLAPDQCLPPGVQPPFVVSLLDYNNPVWKWHRRMGHLSIQSMRDLLKVSNGIDLTDKQLQGELGVMCPICATTKAVNRVPRDPATRRAANPGEMMHADAWGPYPVSAWDSTIYILAMTDDATRFTWSARYITKDKIPEVFRHLHRTIEKRNNITIRAYRLDNEFPLYGELRDWFQRHAISLENSVPYTHHMNGVAERGFRTDRERASAILQEATNSVSATISKILGTRSEETMRNVSLSETLWVEAFAHAIWIKNRSPSRALEGKMTPWQALYKVEPNLAIERIFGSRVYVTYPPEHRQKTLLQPRGWLGYFVGFETEAVLRIWHPDKKRVVRVTAPRVDDGQGQEDVHEGATLSDRNPVGHVSLDDSVSDNVLRPDDLDIISQPQESSSEDLENCSQTMSERSPYFTRLSAKVSPYFAQNSQDAAHRSGDTSVAAHPPRSENLSDDQETQSNASLGSESDNSQEEVAGINYDTWDGDHAFHAWQAEPQVHMLAITHPSDSHTQDNGDRNDTRSPKAIVTCIGCQTTHSKCAKSAPLDGSCIECTLTNALAPQQLRNANLANRITGNVLSLNPSGIFQAVLLVKQPGPGNASAYLVTSVTRTELPVAPFARTIMSSSTIRSRRISRQILDGMQSKDWAFEMNAANSV; translated from the exons ATCCTTacaggagaagaggataTTCAAGATAAGCCAACGCGACCAACCCTTTCTGGCTTctcaagtcaagccaaatCGGCTAAGAAATCGATTGTCAAAGACGTTGACCCAAGCGGCAGCAGTGCGGAGGCTCAGACAAGCGATATAAGTCTCACCATCCAATTCTATAAGCTCGACCTTGACGAGTATgaaaagcagcaaaagcGTTTTCGATACGCACGAGGAATTCTCTCCACTACTATCAATACGGCACTTCGAGGATGCATAAAGGACGAAGAAAATCCACACCTGGCTATGGAGAAACTTAAAGGACTTTGCAAGATGAATGACGCACGCGCCCTGGATATGACCCTCGGCAAAATCGAACAACTCAAGTTCAAGGGATCTGTATCGGACCTTATCAACACCCTCAAAACCTTTCAGCAAGATATATTTGATCTTGACGGCACCTTCAGTGACGATCAGATTATGTCAAAAGTTGTCCGCTCCTTGCCAAACAGATTCAATAGGTTCCTGGACTCTTGGAATCTCTTGGCTGGAACTGCAGCACTCCCACGCGACCTGGTGACCCTCCATGGACACCTTCTAGGTGTGGAAGCGCAAATGGTGTCAGAAAAGGAAGGCAAAGAATATGAAACAAGGAccaaaggaagagaaagaaaagaacgaCAGCTCTGTGAAGGATGCAACAAGTGGGGCAACCACAGTGAAGCAGAGTGTTGGATTGCACACCCTGAACTTcgtgaaaacaaaaacaacaaagccAGGGAGTTTCCGAGACAATTCAAGGCGGAAATAAATACTGTAAAAAGTACAAGATCCAAGGATAACTCCAAATATCATCCACAACAAGACGCCCGACGCCCGGGTAAGATTGTCGCCACTGTCGCACTGCAACGCGACCAATGGGAAACGACATGTGCAAAGATCGGTCCAAGCGAGAGAACAACGAATGTTGAGAAGCCGTCTACCGAAGGAATCGAATTTGCTCTGGAACGCAAGAATCCAGAAAGCCCTCTATCTCTAGGAGCGCCACAGCTCCTGAACGTACTCAGTCCGCGGACGATGATGCTGCTCAAGGATGAGGCACTGGAACCAAGCCACAAATGGATCGTTGATTCCGGCGCCAACGTCTGCATTGCAAATGATAAATCTTGGTTTTCTGAATTCCAGAAAATTGCGTACACTGTTGGAACCGCAGGTGACGGCGGCCTACGCATTGCCGGGGCAGGGACCGTACCTCTCCACTTGATCACTGATGGCAACGAAACAGTTGAGCTGGAGTTGCACAATGTAGCCTACGCTCAGGATGCTAGATGTAACATTCTGTCATTATCATGGATCGCTGAGAAGGCGAAGCTCAGAGGAATTTGGGGCATCAAGGGAATATCCATCATGACCGCTGATGGTTTTGAAATAGGCCATGCTAGCTTGATCGATGGTCTTTATCACCTACAGGTCAAACCACCAATTGCCGAAGCCCCGAAAAGATCTCATCTCAGCGAAGAAGAACCAATCGCACTGCAAGTCGCAGAAGATACTGAAGCTGCGAGAAACGGCAGCACACTGGCACCCGATCAATGTCTCCCGCCAGGCGTTCAACCACCTTTCGTTGTATCCCTATTGGATTATAATAATCCAGTGTGGAAATGGCACAGGCGAATGGGTCATCTCAGCATCCAAAGCATGAGGGACCTGCTCAAAGTcagcaatggcatcgatCTAACTGACAAGCAACTCCAGGGAGAGTTGGGCGTCATGTGCCCCATCTGCGCTACCACCAAAGCAGTAAACAGGGTTCCTAGAGACCCAGCGACTCGAAGAGCCGCAAATCCGGGAGAAATGATGCATGCAGACGCGTGGGGTCCATATCCTGTCAGCGCATGGGATAGTACCATATACATTTTGGCCATGACTGACGATGCAACCCGCTTCACTTGGTCAGCAAGATATATAaccaaggacaagattcCAGAAGTCTTTCGACATCTCCACCGAACTATCGAAAAACGAAACAACATAACAATTCGTGCCTACCGACTTGACAATGAATTTCCACTTTATGGAGAACTTCGAGACTGGTTTCAACGACATGCAATCTCTCTGGAAAACTCGGTCCCCTATACGCATCATATGAACGGTGTTGCGGAACGGGGTTTCCGTACAGACAGAGAAAGAGCATCAGCAATTTTGCAAGAGGCAACAAACAGCGTCTCGGCGACAATCTCCAAAATCCTGGGTACACGATCCGAGGAAACTATGAGGAACGTGTCTCTATCGGAAACCCTGTGGGTGGAAGCTTTTGCACACGCAATCTGGATTAAGAACAGATCACCGTCAAGAGCTCTGGAAGGAAAGATGACGCCATGGCAAGCCCTTTACAAAGTTGAACCCAATCTAGCCATCGAACGAATCTTTGGCAGTCGAGTCTATGTTACCTATCCACCGGAACACAGACAGAAAACCCTCCTCCAGCCAAGGGGTTGGCTTGGATACTTTGTTGGATTCGAAACTGAGGCAGTACTAAGGATATGGCATCCAGACAAGAAACGTGTCGTGCGCGTTACCGCTCCTCGCGTTGATGACggtcaagggcaagaagacgTTCACGAAGGAGCAACTCTTTCTGATAGAAACCCAGTTGGTCATGTGAGCCTTGACGACTCTGTTTCGGACAATGTTCTGAGACCCGATGATCTGGACATAATTTCGCAACCTCAAGAAAGCAGCTCGGAAGATCTTGAAAATTGCTCACAGACTATGTCGGAACGTTCTCCTTACTTTACGCGTCTCAGTGCGAAGGTCTCCCCTTATTTTGCACAGAACAGTCAAGACGCGGCGCATCGCTCTGGGGACACTAGCGTCGCAGCACACCCTCCACGCTCGGAAAACCTATCTGACGACCAAGAAACACAGTCCAATGCGAGCTTGGGCAGCGAATCAGATAATAGCCAGGAGGAAGTGGCAGGCATTAACTATGACACATGGGACGGAGATCATGCTTTTCACGCCTGGCAAGCAGAACCACAAGTGCATATGCTTGCAATAACGCACCCGTCAGACTCACATACTCAAGACAACGGCGATCGAAATGACACTCGATCACCAAAGGCAATTGTCACTTGCATCGGGTGTCAGACAACGCACTCTAAGTGCGCAAAGTCCGCGCCACTAGACGGCTCTTGCATTGAGT GCACGTTGACAAATGCGTTGGCGCCACAACAACTACGAAATGCGAATCTTGCCAACAGAATAACTGGAAATGTTCTCTCGTTAAACCCATCCGGAATCTTCCAGGCTGTATTGCTTGTCAAGCAGCCGGGCCCAGGAAATGCGTCGGCATACCTTGTCACTTCTGTCACAAGAACGGAGTTGCCAGTTGCACCTTTCGCACGAACGATAATGTCGTCATCTACCATCCGATCCAGGAGAATCTCTCGCCAAATTCTCGATGGCATGCAATCCAAGGACTGGGCCTTCGAGATGAATGCTGCAAATTCTGTATAG